The DNA segment TTTTTTACCGCCACGTTCAATGGAAAAAGCTGTGAAAAGTGTAAACCGGCAAGATCTTTCCGCTGAAGGTTATCGAGCGCTTCTTCAAGCACACCCCTGTTCGAGCCCCAGGAAACTATGACGTTTTTCGCTTCTGCAGCCCCGAACCGCTCCGGCATCAGCGCCTCTTCGCCGAGCGCCTCGAGACGCTTCAGTCTTTTTTCCATCATTTTTCGGCGCAAATCGAAGTTTTCTGTCAGATGACCGCTTTCATCATGTTCATGTGAGTCGACTTTAACAATGCCATCGCCATGGCCGGGCACTCCCCTGGGTGAGAGACCATCGTCCGTCAAAGAATATCTACTGTACTTTTCATCGGTTCTGACGATGTAACGCTTCAACGGCAGCCTGACAATATCGGACTCACTCATCGAGGCGATAGAGTCGAGAAAAAATTGATCGGTCAGAACAAAAACAGTTGTCTGGTATTTTTCGGCAAAATGAAATGCCCTCTGCATCAGTTCAATTGCCTGGGCAAACGTACCAGGAGCAAGGATGACCCGGGAAAACTCCCCATGACCAGCATACAAAACCAGATTGAGATCAGCCTGTTCGGTGCGAGTCGGTAGCCCGGTCGCAGGACCGGGCCGCTGGCCAAGATGAACCACGACAGGCACTTCAGTAACACCGGCAAGGCTTATCCCTTCTTCCATAAGAGCAAAGCCACCACCTGAAGTTGAAACGATCGATCGAGCTCCTGCATAAGACGCCCCAAGTGCGGCATTGATAGCGGCAATCTCATCCTCTGCCTGATCAACCACAATATTGAAGTCATCGGCTTTATGGGCAAGAAACGTCAAAAGGCCGGTTCCCGGGGACATGGGATAGGAAGAAATAAAACTGCACCCCGCAGCAACCGTTCCAATCCCTACCGCAGTATTTCCGTCGATCAGTAATTCATCAGGCGGATCTTCAGCCGCATCGATCTTTACCTCGATCTGTTTTTCAGCCGCTGTCTCCTTACCGAAATTGTATCCAAGTTTTGCTGCTGCAATATTCTTTGAAACAATATCCTCTCCTTTGGAGGCAAACTGCTCGGAAAGGTACACTGAAAAAGCATCGATGGGAGTCCCAAGCAGACCAAGCACCACCCCGACCGCAACGGTGCTCGAAAAAATCCTGCTTCCTGCTTTTTCTGCGAATTCGGCAATTGGTGTATCGATAAAACCGGCAATATCTTTACCCTCGATATGCTCTTTCTCCGCAAAAACAAGAGTCGTTTCACTGATGCGGTCTTTTAGATGATCGATGGCATCTGCATTGAGCGCAACCAGAAAATCTATTTTACTCACATACGCTCTGCGTTTTCGGGCTGTAACCCTCACTTCCGTGGAATTGCTGCCACCCCTGATACGGGACATGAATTCAGTACAGGCAAACACATAATACCCGTTTCTTTTCAGCACCCTCACGAGCGCTTCAGCAATTGTCTGGACACCCTGCCCTGCGGCCCCGCCGAATACAATAGAGATATCATTTTTAAAGTGATGCATTACCAAGGGCTTTTATCTCACAGTAAACAGGCTCTGAAAATTTTTGCACGTAGAAATACGGTACGGCGATGGTCACCTTACCCTCGACTGCCACACCGTTGCTGCGAGCAGGATAAAATTCCGATTCCATAACCGCCTTAATCGCCGATTTATCAAAAACCTTGCAATTGAAAGGATCATGTTTTACTATAACCGCCTTTTTCGGAATACCGTTTCTGCTGACCGATACTTTTACAAAAACAACCCCTTCGGCACCTGATAGTCTCGCACCTTTCGGATAATAGGGCTTTTTTAGCATTTTCAGCGCTGGGCCATGTGTCCTCTTTTCCTTCACGAAACCGAACTTTTCGCGGTTCAGCACCTTGACATATGTCCTTTCGTAACTTTCCCTGGCCTTGAGAGGCGACATGCGAGCCTGCTTTTTCGGAATCTTCACGTAAGGCTTTTCCAATCTGGTATCAGGATATGTTAAAGCCGTCCAAGGTTGCAGCGAACTGTCTTTCAGGCGGAACCAAACCGGAACATCGAGCCAACGCTGAACCGGAAGACCATCTTTCATAGCCGGCCTGTA comes from the Prosthecochloris marina genome and includes:
- a CDS encoding energy transducer TonB, with translation MKRYRYLWLVLDKVLISLLLCAPVLLFTQPAVCEHSPSLKTKLKFRYPLSAERNGIEGVVLGRVLVAENGHPVKAEIIKRSSPECWVFDDSVVSALTKALYRPAMKDGLPVQRWLDVPVWFRLKDSSLQPWTALTYPDTRLEKPYVKIPKKQARMSPLKARESYERTYVKVLNREKFGFVKEKRTHGPALKMLKKPYYPKGARLSGAEGVVFVKVSVSRNGIPKKAVIVKHDPFNCKVFDKSAIKAVMESEFYPARSNGVAVEGKVTIAVPYFYVQKFSEPVYCEIKALGNASL
- a CDS encoding 2-oxoacid:acceptor oxidoreductase subunit alpha; this encodes MHHFKNDISIVFGGAAGQGVQTIAEALVRVLKRNGYYVFACTEFMSRIRGGSNSTEVRVTARKRRAYVSKIDFLVALNADAIDHLKDRISETTLVFAEKEHIEGKDIAGFIDTPIAEFAEKAGSRIFSSTVAVGVVLGLLGTPIDAFSVYLSEQFASKGEDIVSKNIAAAKLGYNFGKETAAEKQIEVKIDAAEDPPDELLIDGNTAVGIGTVAAGCSFISSYPMSPGTGLLTFLAHKADDFNIVVDQAEDEIAAINAALGASYAGARSIVSTSGGGFALMEEGISLAGVTEVPVVVHLGQRPGPATGLPTRTEQADLNLVLYAGHGEFSRVILAPGTFAQAIELMQRAFHFAEKYQTTVFVLTDQFFLDSIASMSESDIVRLPLKRYIVRTDEKYSRYSLTDDGLSPRGVPGHGDGIVKVDSHEHDESGHLTENFDLRRKMMEKRLKRLEALGEEALMPERFGAAEAKNVIVSWGSNRGVLEEALDNLQRKDLAGLHFSQLFPLNVAVKKQLEGKNIIVLENNATGQFADLLTRELAIPVSKRILKVTGEPFSVEEVVEALQEV